A genomic segment from Daphnia carinata strain CSIRO-1 chromosome 1, CSIRO_AGI_Dcar_HiC_V3, whole genome shotgun sequence encodes:
- the LOC130693085 gene encoding uncharacterized protein LOC130693085: MDKIIQQKDDQIMKLQAQLLEQHKILDNSKAKDAQILSLQAQLGEKNKLERNSFQTVKEVFQNSSLTEREDELALGEHSQLFSPPHDSVLNLNSVSAALKESLVISSCSEGTEQLWERIWAENGCGTETQK, encoded by the exons atggataagataatacaacaaaaggatg atcaaattatgaagctgcaggcccagttattggaacaacacaaaatattagataacagcaaagctaaggatg ctcaaattttgagtcttcaagctcagctaggggaaaagaacaaattggaacggaacagtttccaaacagtgaaggaggtttttcaaaactcatctctaactgaacgtgaggatgagttggcattaggtgaacacagccag ttattcagtccaccacatgacagtgtgttaaatttaaattctgttagtgctgcactaaaagaatcgttagtaataagctcatgcagtgaaggaactgaacaattgtgggaacgtatttgggctgaaaatgggtgtggtacggaaacccagaaatag
- the LOC130692390 gene encoding exportin-4-like has translation MEQGIRELEAAAEVLLAPPNCVTNEQRHGAEEVFMNFRKVKSPFGLCKCILDASTSDLVLFEAAGLLKDSLIREWNSVSEQDLKSLKTYLLNYVVQRTTLSAYVRERILQVVAIMVKRGSVEDLGADRGQILNDVEQLVISGDSNQQMIACSVLAAIMQEYSSSVKSSDVGLRWEIHFRVKRQFEGTDLKRIFHFVIQALRTFGSDDRPMNRESCLLLSRLLAIAESVLSWFFVPSTMLPKRLIGVFEADQNPSLRPGPQWSDVFMEPNVVELFYQLHYKVRHLPDLCHHTLNCLTQLASLNGPVLANKDVRVSYVSHFLTQFVHLVGGTELRPQESLGVSSIFRKLVLFFPPDTLAALNPDLLQTVFLHCTRLTCKFAEQAERESTLSPDDNLYMEAFDNMVIGWDSLGVDSSFIKEEWRIEILNTFIKCHLGAPDGIRGEGANEETEEEIDETEEDDKTKFRDQLNSIGTFSRSVASHSLLLLARLLEDRITRFSTQLQRMHGQSLSQSDQHMLGSLFEDLHWLLLISGHTLTLDSDGETAVIPQEILQHSIAQAPTVSVETTLKVIASPGNRATDIAGMEETCDHVARLIAAVLRLCEVERRASDAGLAHLMSPEMGSTIVWWLRRFALTYMLPNENLYIELSPSFSAAFGRDSEGASWIIGFLLNKVESNLRTQTAEAGLMNETLKLLMALVDTREKRNVVINSGPFWTLVRMHNNNELLQLGGIARRKFFQALTIAGAGANSPTCVGLGDQNYFWNQVLKPLEDRLITVIQSESLNRLVHQDDVRFAITTGLESLIGVAMGSQVATVQMLFASLQPVLRELPKLIHAAHNYNLIVELVLELLSTCARVMLIFLSQSDSEKLYRLALSATQAYATRTSGRITREASAEEDAHRDLLLFMELLMNLLSKDIIDLSPFASEGTPISASEVCLHGLNLLMPLMNAELLRFPQLCWHYYKLITFACEICPAKIVSLPSDMLSNLFASLQLGMNSFGSDVAAFCFEFIQVLSTHLAKNDRTCSAYEAMKPFLKIVLEMILYQQISSDLLNVASGTFYALICAYQTEYQLLVEELLSQQEEEACRNRLVNAFNNLTVGVPLNAERIGRMKFRDNFDAFIMEVRSLLIVK, from the exons ATGGAACAAGGCATACGCGAACTGGAAGCTGCTGCCGAAGTGCTGCTG GCACCCCCAAATTGTGTGACGAACGAACAACGACATGGAGCAGAAGAAGTTTTCATGAATTTTCGCAAAGTTAAATCACCATTTGGTTTGTGCAAATGCATTCTGG ATGCAAGCACCTCTGATCTGGTACTTTTTGAGGCAGCAGGCCTGCTTAAGGACTCATTGATAAGAGAATGGAATTCAGTGTCAGAGCAGGATCTAAAAAGTCTAAAAACATACCTACTTAACTATGTGGTGCAAAGAACCACACTTTCTGCCTATGTTCGAGAAAGAATCCTACAGGTTGTTGCAATTATGGTCAAAAGAGGAAGTGTGGAGGACTTGGGAGCAGACCGGGGCCAAATATTAAATGATGTGGAGCAGCTTGTCATCAGTGGTGATAGTAATCAACAGATGATTGCATGTAGTGTTTTGGCAGCTATCATGCAGGAGTATTCAAGTTCAGTAAAATCGTCGGATGTGGGTTTGCGTTGGGAAATTCACTTCAGGGTCAAGCGCCAATTTGAAGGCACCGATTTGAAAAGGATCTTCCATTTCGTTATCCAAGCTCTTCGAACCTTTGGAAGTGACGATAGGCCAATGAACAGAGAATCTTGCCTTTTGCTGAGCCGATTACTTGCCATTGCAGAATCCGTCCTTAGCTGGTTTTTCGTACCGTCCACTATGCTACCAAAAAGATTAATTGGCGTTTTTGAGGCTGATCAGAACCCTTCCCTGAGACCAG GGCCGCAGTGGTCAGATGTATTTATGGAGCCGAATGTGGTAGAACTTTTTTATCAACTTCACTATAAAGTTCGCCATTTGCCAGATTTATGCCATCACACCCTGAACTGCCTCACTCAATTAGCTTCATTAAATGGACCAGTGCTGGCCAACAAAGATGTACGCGTTTCATACGTCTCCCATTTCCTGACTCAGTTTGTTCACCTTGTTGGTGGAACCGAATTACGTCCCCAAGAATCCCTAGGTGTCTCCTCCATCTTCCGGAAGCTCGTTCTCTTCTTTCCACCTGACACTTTGGCAGCTTTGAACCCCGATCTACTCCAGACAGTGTTTCTGCATTGCACGCGGTTGACATGCAAGTTCGCTGAGCAAGCAGAAAGAGAATCAACTTTGTCGCCTGATGACAATCTCTATATGGAAGCCTTTGATAATATGGTTATAGGATGGGATTCTTTAG gCGTGGACTCTTCGTTCATTAAAGAAGAATGGCGCATTGAAATCCTTAACACATTTATCAAATGTCATTTAGGAGCGCCTGACGGTATCCGAGGTGAGGGAGCAAACgaagaaacagaagaagaaattgacgAAACAGAGGAAGATGATAAAACCAAATTCCGTGACCAATTAAATAGCATCGGTACCTTCAGCCGCTCCGTGGCATCCCACAGTTTGCTTTTGTTAGCCCGTTTACTGGAAGATCGAATTACGCGATTCAGCACGCAACTCCAGCGAATGCATGGGCAATCGTTAAGCCAAAGCGATCAGCACATGCTAGGATCTCTGTTCGAGGATCTCCATTGGCTCTTACTCATCTCAGGTCATACTCTCACACTAGATTCGGATGGAGAAACTGCTGTTATACCACAAGAAATTCTGCAGCACAGTATTGCTCAGGCTCCGACCGTCAGTGTAGAAACAACGCTCAAG GTTATTGCTTCTCCGGGTAACCGTGCTACTGACATTGCTGGAATGGAAGAAACCTGTGACCACGTGGCCCGTCTTATTGCGGCGGTATTGCGCTTGTGCGAAGTAGAACGACGCGCGTCGGATGCTG gaTTGGCACATCTTATGAGCCCCGAAATGGGTTCTACTATTGTGTGGTGGTTGCGTCGTTTCGCACTGACTTACATGCTACCAAACGAAAATTTATATATTGAATTGAGTCCCTCGTTTTCAGCTGCCTTTGGGCGTGATTCTGAAGGAGCCAGTTGGATAATAGGATTTCTCCTGAATAAAGTCGAATCCAACCTACGAACGCAGACGGCCGAAGCGGGATTAATGAATGAAACCCTGAAGCTTCTAATGGCGCTGGTCGACACTAGAGAAAAGCGCAACGTCGTTATTAACAGTGGACCGTTTTGGACCCTAGTTCGGATGCACAACAATAACGAGCTTCTCCAGCTTGGGGGGATTGCGAGACGAAAATTCTTTCAGGCATTGACGATTGCTGGTGCTGGCGCTAATAGCCCCACTTGTGTTGGGCTAGGTGatcagaattatttttggaatCAAGTGTTGAAGCCATTGGAAGATCGTTTAATAACTGTCATACAGTCCGAGAGTCTTAATCGTCTGGTTCACCAAGACGATGTTCGATTCGCTATTACCACAGGATTGGAATCACTTATAG GTGTCGCGATGGGAAGTCAGGTGGCAACCGTTCAGATGCTGTTTGCCTCGCTACAACCTGTGCTTCGTGAACTACCCAAACTTATCCACGCAGCACATAATTACAATCTCATAGTAGAGTTGGTTCTGGAGCTTTTGAGCACTTGTGCTCGTGTAATGCTCATTTTCTTATCTCAA TCTGACAGTGAAAAACTTTATCGTTTAGCTCTGTCCGCAACGCAAGCGTATGCCACACGTACTAGTGGGCGAATCACGCGTGAAGCTTCGGCTGAAGAAGATGCGCATCGTGACCTGCTGCTATTTATGGAGTTACTCATGAATTTGTTGTCCAAAGATATTATTGACCTTAGTCCTTTTGCCAGTGAAGGGACCCCTATTTCTGCATCAGAG GTTTGTCTCCATGGATTGAACTTATTGATGCCATTGATGAACGCCGAGCTACTTCGTTTCCCGCAGTTATGTTGGCATTATTACAAGCTCATTACTTTCGCTTGTGAAATATGTCCTGCGAAAATAGTGTCTTTACCATCCGACATGTTATCAAACCTTTTTGCATCATTGCAACTGGGTATGAACTCTTTTGGCTCTGACGTCGCTGCTTTTTGTTTCGAGTTCATCcag gttTTGTCTACTCATTTAGCAAAGAATGACAGGACGTGTTCTGCCTATGAAGCTATGAAGCCATTTCTTAAG ATTGTACTTGAGATGATACTTTATCAACAAATAAGCTCGGATCTTCTTAACGTTGCTAGTGGAACTTTTTACGCATTGATTTGTGCATACCAG ACTGAATATCAACTTCtagttgaggaattgttatctcaacaagaagaagaagcctgCCGAAATCGTTTAGTGAACGCTTTCAATAATTTGACTGTTGGGGTACCTTTGAATGCTGAACGAATAGGGCGGATGAAATTCCGCGACAACTTTGATGCCTTTATTATGGAAGTTCGCAGTCTTTTGATTGTCAAATGA
- the LOC130692884 gene encoding gastrula zinc finger protein XlCGF7.1-like has protein sequence MKMEEFGEIPVEVQLNIDSPAITDEPDNTEQPSDIKSSFQPARKQRRSRRSKPSQKSELVKMECNLCSFETIEGRGALQIHYLDDHSKEDLASTLISITYPDALEDSANESPDSGLRSSATKRSASLHACPVCQKNIAGKNNLEKHLIRHSSQKPFKCDECKKMFSAKRDLQLHEMRHHSKERPHVCPTCNKGFVDKAYLKKHMTFHDQSKFYVCETCGKSFNNVLGLQKHCKTHSQERPYMCEKCSKCFRVKYDLTVHKRNVHKEAQIQQNEPDSSTV, from the exons atgaaaatggaagaatttGGAGAGATTCCGGTTGAAGTTCAATTAAATATTGATTCACCTGCTATAACTGATGAACCTGACAATACTGAACAACCGAGTGATATTAAATCGTCGTTTCAACCAGCCAGAAAACAAAGACGAAGCAGGAGGAGCAAACCGTCGCAGAAATCAGAATTAGTTAAAATGGAATGCAACTTGTGCTCATTTGAAACGATAGAAGGTCGCGGTGCCTTACAGATTCATTATCTCGATGATCATTCCAAAGAAGACCTGGCTTCTACATTGATATCCATTACCTATCCAGATGCACTAGAAGATAGTGCCAATGAATCACCAGATTCCGGACTCAGGAGTAGTGCTACAAAGAGGAGTGCCTCCCTTCATGCCTGTCCAGTATGTCAAAAGAACATAGCAGGAAAGAACAAtttagaaaaacatttgataaGACACAGTTCTCAAAAACCCTTTAAATGTGATGAATGCAAAAAGATGTTTAGCGCCAAAAGAGACCTTCAACTCCATGAAATGAGACATCATTCAAAAGAAAGGCCTCATGTCTGTCCTACTTGCAACAAAG GTTTTGTTGACAAggcatatttaaaaaagcacATGACCTTCCATGATCAGTCAAAGTTCTATGTTTGTGAAACATGTGGAAAATCATTTAACAATGTATTGGGGTTACAGAAGCACTGCAAAACTCACAG TCAAGAGAGGCCTTACATGTGTGAGAAATGCTCCAAATGCTTTCGGGTCAAGTATGATCTGACTGTCCACAAAAGAAATGTACACAAGGAGGctcaaattcaacaaaatgaaCCAGATTCATCAACAGTATAG
- the LOC130692701 gene encoding folliculin-like, translating into MEVSQYTSQCVIAICHFCEHHGPNVIFHTRLGTESESPANKLSSSSTSVNCGACNPFGNEHPGFTSKEPTSGKCMVSSNRYTSEIVKNKLQQACFRSLSSEVSPSKEEPIFFSDSGIEIHVISHTFFLKDSSARGFQRWFSVIALASESTVLLKMWNTLVPEMKGIIEDLQQMAAEVYKREEEQCSHRMLRSNFHIANVGAARSLQDILGNPAILLKLHIQFSRLLLLANCSQHLVKSKVTVPATNTIESSIAALVRICQEIGPHFKAFAKHILKGGCTSISSDELYFKESCFNALQYLVPVQTTKSFIISQHTLQTTTQPCLLISNGGRKITCILNSCEESDKASCIVTRLENILLAEDVSPSFIHKQITNIREQLLVAAKKMQELKNIDQQKVLQFFQSFGYDSGDLDILHHWSLYC; encoded by the exons ATGGAAGTGAGCCAGTATACGAGTCAATGTGTGATAGCCATCTGTCATTTTTGCGAACATCACGGACCAAATGTAATTTTTCACACCCGACTGGGAACCGAGTCTGAAAGTCCTGCTAACAAACTTTCATCGTCATCAACATCTGTTAATTGCGGG GCGTGCAATCCATTTGGAAATGAACATCCAGGATTTACTAGCAAAGAACCAACAAGTGGTAAATGTATGGTAAGCTCAAACAGGTACACCTctgaaattgtaaaaaataagCTGCAGCAAGCATGTTTTCGAAGTTTAAGCTCTGAG GTGAGCCCTTCCAAGGAAGAGCCAATCTTTTTCAGTGATTCAGGCATAGAAATCCATGTCATTTCTCACACTTTCTTCCTCAAAGACTCTTCAGCAAGAGGATTTCAAAGATGGTTTAGTGTCATTGCTTTAGCCTCTGAAAGCACTGTCTTATTGAAAATGTGGAACACCCTTGTGCCTGAGATGAAAGGTATCATAGAAGACCTTCAGCAAATGGCAGCTGAAGTTTacaagagagaagaagaacaaTGCTCACACAGAATGCTGAGAAGTAATTTCCACATAGCTAATGTTGGGGCAGCAAGATCATTGCAAGATATCTTAGGAAATCCAGCGATTTTGCTCAAGTTACACATTCAATTCTCACGGTTACTGCTGCTCGCCAATTGTTCCCAACATCTA GTTAAATCAAAAGTCACTGTACCCGCGACCAATACGATAGAAAGCAGCATTGCAGCATTGGTCAGAATCTGCCAGGAAATCGGACCTCATTTCAAGGCCTTCGCCAAGCATATTTTAAAG GGGGGATGTACATCCATATCTTCAGATGAACTGTACTTTAAAGAAAGTTGTTTTAATGCCCTCCAATACCTAGTCCCCGTGCAAACTACCAAGAGCTTCATTATTTCACAGCATACACTACAGACCACAACTCAGCCTTGTCTCTTGATTTCTAATGGAGGTCGAAAAATCACCTGCATACTTAACAGCTGCGAGGAGAGCGATAAAG CATCTTGTATTGTAACTCGTTTGGAGAACATTTTGTTGGCCGAGGACGTCTCGCCTTCTTTCATACATAAGCAAATAACAAACATACGCGAACAATTGCTTGTTGCAgccaaaaaaatgcaagagTTAAAGAACATTGATCAACAGAAAGTGCTTCAGTTTTTTCAGTCTTTTGGATATGACTCAGGAGACCTTGACATTCTTCATCATTGGAGTCTATACTGTTGA
- the LOC130693026 gene encoding uncharacterized protein LOC130693026, with protein sequence MKLAMLATMLAAALVLGVEQAAAAPADSSLATSRRLLHSSNPTSHTKSMDSWLRWLLFHARIGEKEKTKNAVPMANSFQLARTQVDLSNPKQQKLPISIQGNNSNDDDDATALGDEDFADEEVQLLLPEGRQAAMKRQPDDYGHMRYGKRDFDDYGHMRFGRR encoded by the exons ATGAAATTGGCTATGTTGGCGACGATGTTAGCAGCGGCTCTCGTGCTTGGAGTGGAGCAGGCCGCTGCGGCTCCAGCCGATTCTTCATTAGCAACGAGTCGCCGTCTTTTGCATTCGTCGAATCCGACCTCGCACACCAAATCAATGGATTCATGGCTGCGTTGGCTTCTATTTCATGCCCGAATTGGAGAAAAG gagaaaaccaaGAATGCTGTACCTATGGCCAATTCTTTCCAGTTGGCGAGAACTCAAGTCGACCTCAGCAAtcccaaacaacaaaaactacCGATCAGCATCCAGGGCAATAACAGCAACGACGATGATGACGCGACAGCATTGGGAGATGAAGACTTCGCAGACGAAGAAGTCCAACTTCTTTTACCGGAAGGGCGTCAAGCGGCCATGAAGCGGCAGCCGGACGACTATGGTCACATGCGCTACGGTAAACGGGACTTTGACGACTACGGCCACATGCGATTTGGACGTcgttga